The proteins below are encoded in one region of Rhododendron vialii isolate Sample 1 chromosome 7a, ASM3025357v1:
- the LOC131334721 gene encoding uncharacterized protein LOC131334721, which produces MAAIGNRLTLLAFVVVAGVISSGNNMVSGQCKGDLNGLMSQCAVYVQKSGPKAEPSGECCKVVKSVDVPCVCGHIPKEAEQMISMDKAVYVAEFCGVPLHRGMKCGSYTIP; this is translated from the exons ATGGCAGCAATTGGGAACCGTCTGACGTTGTTGGCGTTTGTCGTGGTGGCTGGAGTAATAAGTTCCGGCAACAACATGGTCTCGGGCCAGTGCAagggcgacctgaacggcttgaTGTCGCAATGCGCGGTGTACGTCCAGAAATCGGGTCCGAAGGCGGAGCCGTCGGGGGAATGTTGCAAGGTGGTCAAGTCCGTCGACGTGCCGTGCGTGTGCGGGCACATACCTAAGGAGGCAGAACAGATGATTAGCATGGATAAGGCGGTCTATGTAGCGGAATTCTGCGGCGTTCCGCTTCACCGCGGCATGAAGTGTGGAA GTTATACCATTCCATGA
- the LOC131334723 gene encoding uncharacterized protein LOC131334723 isoform X5 → MDLLPCDCITEEKNGKIKNLGIHKPLIFYCECFHVARVTGYQELIRQAIEAFEELLFSEEESKKNEKELSRRGWCWRTGVLCTFTSWGCDCSAAANRHGSISPYPFPTGSDPYMQLYLCC, encoded by the exons atggatttgCTGCCTTGCGACTGCAtaacag AAGAAAAGAACGGAAAGATCAAGAATTTGGGTATTCATAAGCCTCTGATTTTCTATTGCGAGTGTTTCCATGTTGCACGAGTTACTGGTTATCAGGAACTGATCCGCCAAGCCATTGAAGCATTTGAGGAGCTCTTATTTAGCGAAGAGGAGTCAAAGAAGAATGAAAAAg AGCTCTCAAGAAGGGGTTGGTGTTGGCGCACAGGGGTATTATGCACCTTCACTTCCTGGGGGTGTGATTGCTCAGCCGCGGCCAACAGGCATGGCTCCATAAGTCCATATCCCTTTCCGACTGGGTCGGATCCTTATATGCAATTGTACCTGTGTTGCTGA
- the LOC131334723 gene encoding uncharacterized protein LOC131334723 isoform X6 codes for MDLLPCDCITEEKNGKIKNLGIHKPLIFYCECFHVARVTGYQELIRQAIEAFEELLFSEEESKKNEKGRALKKGLVLAHRGIMHLHFLGV; via the exons atggatttgCTGCCTTGCGACTGCAtaacag AAGAAAAGAACGGAAAGATCAAGAATTTGGGTATTCATAAGCCTCTGATTTTCTATTGCGAGTGTTTCCATGTTGCACGAGTTACTGGTTATCAGGAACTGATCCGCCAAGCCATTGAAGCATTTGAGGAGCTCTTATTTAGCGAAGAGGAGTCAAAGAAGAATGAAAAAg GCAGAGCTCTCAAGAAGGGGTTGGTGTTGGCGCACAGGGGTATTATGCACCTTCACTTCCTGGGGGTGTGA
- the LOC131334723 gene encoding uncharacterized protein LOC131334723 isoform X3, with the protein MTWTTSSHSLLLLPLASFVGPSISFVLSPLHCKSEEKKGNSKNLGIHKPLIFYCECFHVARVTGYQELIYQAIEAFEDLLFSEEESKKNEKELSRRGWCWHTGVCTFTSWGCDCSATAKRHGSISPYPFPILLDPYMQLYGVADEEMIKLRAERRGRVGGWSLELSKKRALEEAFITIY; encoded by the exons ATGACTTGGACGACGTCTTCACATAGTCTGCTTTTATTGCCTCTGGCTTCCTTTGTCGGACCCTCAATTTCTTTCGTTCTCTCTCCTTTGCACTGCAAATCAG aagaaaagaagggaaatagTAAGAATTTGGGTATTCATAAGCCTCTGATTTTCTATTGTGAGTGTTTCCATGTTGCACGAGTTACTGGTTATCAGGAACTGATCTACCAAGCCATTGAAGCATTTGAGGACCTCTTATTTAGCGAAGAGGAGTCAAAGAAGAATGAAAAAG AGCTCTCAAGAAGGGGTTGGTGTTGGCATACAGGGGTATGCACCTTCACTTCCTGGGGGTGCGATTGCTCAGCCACGGCCAAGAGGCATGGCTCCATAAGTCCATATCCCTTTCCGATTTTGTTGGATCCTTATATGCAATTGTACGGTGTTGCTGACGAAGAAATGATCAAACTTAGAGCAGAAAGAAGGGGAAGGGTAGGTGGTTGGAGCTTAGAATTGAGCAAGAAACGTGCACTTGAAGAAGCCTTCATTACTATTTACTAG
- the LOC131334723 gene encoding uncharacterized protein LOC131334723 isoform X4 gives MPSIAEEKKGNSKNLGIHKPLIFYCECFHVARVTGYQELIYQAIEAFEDLLFSEEESKKNEKELSRRGWCWHTGVCTFTSWGCDCSATAKRHGSISPYPFPILLDPYMQLYGVADEEMIKLRAERRGRVGGWSLELSKKRALEEAFITIY, from the exons ATGCCTTCAATcgcagaagaaaagaagggaaatagTAAGAATTTGGGTATTCATAAGCCTCTGATTTTCTATTGTGAGTGTTTCCATGTTGCACGAGTTACTGGTTATCAGGAACTGATCTACCAAGCCATTGAAGCATTTGAGGACCTCTTATTTAGCGAAGAGGAGTCAAAGAAGAATGAAAAAG AGCTCTCAAGAAGGGGTTGGTGTTGGCATACAGGGGTATGCACCTTCACTTCCTGGGGGTGCGATTGCTCAGCCACGGCCAAGAGGCATGGCTCCATAAGTCCATATCCCTTTCCGATTTTGTTGGATCCTTATATGCAATTGTACGGTGTTGCTGACGAAGAAATGATCAAACTTAGAGCAGAAAGAAGGGGAAGGGTAGGTGGTTGGAGCTTAGAATTGAGCAAGAAACGTGCACTTGAAGAAGCCTTCATTACTATTTACTAG
- the LOC131334723 gene encoding uncharacterized protein LOC131334723 isoform X1, whose amino-acid sequence MTWTTSSHSLLLLPLASFVGPSISFVLSPLHCKSGEFDSCLRFGHSDVVFSAFAMAALLHLWLLAFLCFCTSMPSIAEEKKGNSKNLGIHKPLIFYCECFHVARVTGYQELIYQAIEAFEDLLFSEEESKKNEKELSRRGWCWHTGVCTFTSWGCDCSATAKRHGSISPYPFPILLDPYMQLYGVADEEMIKLRAERRGRVGGWSLELSKKRALEEAFITIY is encoded by the exons ATGACTTGGACGACGTCTTCACATAGTCTGCTTTTATTGCCTCTGGCTTCCTTTGTCGGACCCTCAATTTCTTTCGTTCTCTCTCCTTTGCACTGCAAATCAGGTGAGTTTGATTCTTGTTTGAGATTTGGGCATTCTGATGTGGTATTTTCTGCCTTTGCAATGGCAGCTTTGTTACACTTATGGCTTCTCGCGTTTCTATGCTTTTGCACCTCAATGCCTTCAATcgcagaagaaaagaagggaaatagTAAGAATTTGGGTATTCATAAGCCTCTGATTTTCTATTGTGAGTGTTTCCATGTTGCACGAGTTACTGGTTATCAGGAACTGATCTACCAAGCCATTGAAGCATTTGAGGACCTCTTATTTAGCGAAGAGGAGTCAAAGAAGAATGAAAAAG AGCTCTCAAGAAGGGGTTGGTGTTGGCATACAGGGGTATGCACCTTCACTTCCTGGGGGTGCGATTGCTCAGCCACGGCCAAGAGGCATGGCTCCATAAGTCCATATCCCTTTCCGATTTTGTTGGATCCTTATATGCAATTGTACGGTGTTGCTGACGAAGAAATGATCAAACTTAGAGCAGAAAGAAGGGGAAGGGTAGGTGGTTGGAGCTTAGAATTGAGCAAGAAACGTGCACTTGAAGAAGCCTTCATTACTATTTACTAG
- the LOC131334723 gene encoding uncharacterized protein LOC131334723 isoform X2 encodes MTWTTSSHSLLLLPLASFVGPSISFVLSPLHCKSGEFDSCLRFGHSDVVFSAFAMAALLHLWLLAFLCFCTSMPSIAEEKKGNSKNLGIHKPLIFYCECFHVARVTGYQELIYQAIEAFEDLLFSEEESKKNEKGRALKKGLVLAYRGMHLHFLGVRLLSHGQEAWLHKSISLSDFVGSLYAIVRCC; translated from the exons ATGACTTGGACGACGTCTTCACATAGTCTGCTTTTATTGCCTCTGGCTTCCTTTGTCGGACCCTCAATTTCTTTCGTTCTCTCTCCTTTGCACTGCAAATCAGGTGAGTTTGATTCTTGTTTGAGATTTGGGCATTCTGATGTGGTATTTTCTGCCTTTGCAATGGCAGCTTTGTTACACTTATGGCTTCTCGCGTTTCTATGCTTTTGCACCTCAATGCCTTCAATcgcagaagaaaagaagggaaatagTAAGAATTTGGGTATTCATAAGCCTCTGATTTTCTATTGTGAGTGTTTCCATGTTGCACGAGTTACTGGTTATCAGGAACTGATCTACCAAGCCATTGAAGCATTTGAGGACCTCTTATTTAGCGAAGAGGAGTCAAAGAAGAATGAAAAAG GCAGAGCTCTCAAGAAGGGGTTGGTGTTGGCATACAGGGGTATGCACCTTCACTTCCTGGGGGTGCGATTGCTCAGCCACGGCCAAGAGGCATGGCTCCATAAGTCCATATCCCTTTCCGATTTTGTTGGATCCTTATATGCAATTGTACGGTGTTGCTGA